From SAR202 cluster bacterium, the proteins below share one genomic window:
- a CDS encoding PAS domain S-box protein, with protein sequence MYAPIIKLLVLLLFAGMGIYVLRATRNGSIHKHPAAVLSLIWFAGFCLGLGVELSDELPFSLNFRFFSGSPQPIPISRIILDVSALFAFGSIFHFIKAVRALLQAENRLQRSNEKLQKETEALRIQDEKLRFQAHLLDNTRESIIATDLQGNITFWSGGAQALYGYSADEVMEKPLPFISTPEETKVEAARLEHVMKHGSWAGQMEQRKKDGTGFWVEVLISLIRDANGQPVGYVGVDRDISDRISMEKVLAESEDLHRTIVDSLSDAVVIYSDNRRAFVNKAYLKVYGLSNLEEAVSYPIGSFALPEDRDKVIAHIAAQIRGENASGIYEYRIQRPDGSVRTIHGTTASIVYNGRPAVISVLRDMTERKEAEERLVQSEARYMALIENADDSIYTKDALGRFVVVNSVQAQRMGMRKQEVVGKTPVDIYPNDTGRRMRADDLSVLVTGRKEETESLTMTADGLKVYLDRKAPIRDNTGRVVGLVGISRDITERKRVEMDIDRLRRQNALLLNSVGEGIFGIDLSGAITFVNPAAAKITGWLPQELVGHREHEVLHHFTVDGARYARSACPIEAAFKNGASGQVDNEVFWRKDGTQFPVAYVFAPIRGERGDLEGAVVLFRDITDLRLAENARIEQAVAKARSEELKRSRERIVAASESLRRQIAQHLHGSVQNRLIVLLHRLHALRKSSVDPETVATVSAIH encoded by the coding sequence ATGTACGCCCCAATCATCAAGCTGCTGGTGCTCCTCCTGTTTGCCGGGATGGGCATTTATGTGTTGCGTGCGACGCGGAACGGCTCGATCCACAAGCACCCCGCCGCGGTGCTGTCACTAATATGGTTCGCGGGCTTTTGCCTGGGCCTCGGCGTCGAGCTTTCGGACGAACTGCCTTTCAGCCTGAACTTCAGATTCTTCTCCGGCTCACCCCAACCGATTCCAATTTCCCGCATTATCCTCGACGTGTCCGCGCTTTTCGCGTTCGGCAGCATTTTTCATTTCATAAAAGCCGTGAGAGCGCTCCTGCAGGCTGAAAACAGGCTCCAGCGATCTAACGAAAAACTTCAGAAAGAGACGGAGGCTCTCAGGATTCAGGATGAGAAGCTCCGCTTCCAGGCACATCTCCTGGACAACACCAGAGAGTCGATCATAGCTACGGACCTGCAGGGGAACATCACGTTCTGGAGCGGAGGGGCGCAGGCGCTGTACGGCTATTCTGCCGATGAGGTGATGGAGAAGCCTTTGCCGTTCATTTCCACGCCGGAGGAGACGAAGGTAGAGGCAGCGCGCCTGGAGCACGTAATGAAGCATGGGTCCTGGGCGGGCCAGATGGAACAAAGGAAGAAAGACGGGACCGGATTCTGGGTGGAAGTGCTGATTTCGTTAATCAGGGACGCTAACGGTCAGCCGGTCGGATATGTCGGCGTGGACAGGGATATCTCCGACCGGATCTCCATGGAGAAGGTGCTCGCGGAGAGCGAGGACCTGCACCGGACAATCGTCGACTCGCTGTCCGACGCGGTGGTCATCTATTCTGACAACCGCAGGGCTTTCGTCAACAAGGCCTACCTCAAGGTCTATGGGCTCAGCAACCTGGAGGAGGCTGTTAGCTACCCAATAGGCTCGTTCGCCCTGCCCGAGGACAGGGACAAGGTGATTGCCCATATCGCGGCGCAGATCCGCGGCGAGAACGCGTCCGGTATATACGAGTATCGCATACAGCGGCCGGATGGTAGCGTCAGGACCATTCACGGCACGACGGCAAGCATCGTGTACAACGGCAGGCCTGCCGTCATTTCCGTGCTGCGGGATATGACCGAGCGCAAGGAGGCCGAAGAGCGCCTGGTCCAGAGCGAGGCGCGGTATATGGCGCTGATCGAGAACGCAGATGACTCTATCTATACAAAGGATGCGCTCGGGCGGTTTGTGGTGGTCAACTCCGTTCAGGCCCAGCGCATGGGGATGCGAAAGCAGGAGGTCGTGGGCAAGACGCCGGTGGATATCTACCCGAACGATACCGGTCGCCGAATGCGGGCGGATGACCTTTCGGTCCTGGTCACCGGGCGGAAAGAGGAAACAGAATCCCTCACGATGACTGCCGATGGCCTGAAGGTCTACCTGGACCGCAAGGCGCCCATCAGGGACAATACTGGGCGTGTTGTGGGGTTGGTGGGCATCTCCAGGGATATTACAGAGCGCAAGCGCGTGGAGATGGATATAGACCGCCTGCGCCGGCAGAACGCGCTACTTCTAAATTCCGTGGGCGAGGGCATCTTCGGAATAGACCTCAGCGGCGCGATCACGTTCGTTAATCCGGCCGCAGCGAAGATAACCGGATGGCTGCCGCAAGAGCTGGTTGGCCACCGCGAGCACGAGGTCCTCCACCATTTCACCGTCGATGGGGCGCGCTACGCCCGCTCCGCGTGTCCGATAGAGGCGGCTTTCAAGAATGGCGCTTCCGGGCAGGTCGACAATGAGGTCTTCTGGCGAAAGGACGGCACGCAGTTCCCCGTGGCGTATGTATTCGCGCCTATTCGCGGGGAGCGAGGCGACCTGGAAGGCGCCGTAGTGCTGTTCCGCGATATCACGGACCTCCGGCTCGCGGAGAACGCGCGAATCGAGCAGGCGGTAGCGAAGGCGAGGTCCGAGGAGCTCAAGCGCTCCCGCGAGAGGATAGTGGCCGCATCGGAGTCTCTGCGAAGGCAGATTGCGCAACACCTGCACGGCTCGGTACAGAACAGGCTGATCGTGCTCCTGCACCGGCTCCACGCGCTGAGGAAGTCCTCAGTAGATCCCGAAACGGTGGCCACCGT
- a CDS encoding SGNH/GDSL hydrolase family protein produces the protein MDKLASNIKNVLAVIGLSVVTVVFVELVCRAAVFAYLGVFGEPHSSAAPINSDERADLAAYDGVDYDARRLMQEVRASDPVDYEPYNIWLRRYFKGEYTNVDFEGRRATHFSSQSEDALEVWMFGGSTTWGVGAKDDETVPSLVAKLLNEDWGVETKVVNYGERGYVSTQELVYLIRELQAGKRPDVVTFYDGVNDATAVAFWPEERGAHALLDDIRERFQGGRSRSDQVRALVQSTGMYRAADLAGRILHGPPDPGTAEPGVGDENYEDRLEHADFDWLGNRALDVWAENIRLVNALAAEYGFTPIFIFHPGLWEAGKPLHPSEQHVLEVQKRSVALTMIMTVRAKMAELLEIRMAGSDVLASVHNLDGAFSSTTEPVYIDYTHISGNGNRIVAGPLRGIIVETVCRERPASLSETARAGLNAKCPVGPR, from the coding sequence ATGGATAAGCTCGCCTCCAACATCAAGAACGTCCTCGCCGTCATCGGCCTCTCGGTGGTGACTGTGGTGTTTGTTGAGCTCGTCTGCCGGGCGGCCGTTTTCGCCTACCTGGGCGTATTCGGAGAGCCTCACTCGTCGGCGGCGCCAATCAACTCCGACGAGCGGGCCGATCTGGCGGCCTACGACGGGGTAGACTACGATGCGCGCCGTCTCATGCAGGAGGTGCGCGCCAGCGACCCGGTCGATTATGAGCCCTATAACATCTGGCTGCGAAGGTATTTCAAGGGAGAATACACGAACGTCGACTTCGAGGGGCGGCGGGCGACGCATTTCAGCTCTCAGAGTGAGGACGCCCTGGAGGTGTGGATGTTCGGAGGTTCCACGACCTGGGGCGTCGGGGCAAAGGATGACGAGACGGTCCCGAGCCTTGTCGCGAAGCTGCTCAACGAGGACTGGGGAGTCGAGACGAAGGTCGTCAACTACGGGGAAAGGGGATACGTCTCAACGCAGGAGCTGGTCTACCTGATTCGCGAGCTGCAGGCCGGCAAAAGGCCGGATGTGGTCACGTTCTACGACGGCGTGAACGACGCGACGGCGGTGGCATTCTGGCCCGAGGAGCGCGGCGCGCACGCCCTGCTTGACGACATCAGGGAGCGGTTCCAGGGTGGGCGCAGCCGGTCGGACCAGGTGCGCGCGCTGGTGCAGTCCACCGGCATGTACCGCGCTGCGGACCTCGCCGGGCGCATCCTGCATGGGCCGCCCGATCCGGGCACGGCAGAGCCCGGAGTTGGCGACGAGAACTACGAGGACCGCCTGGAGCACGCGGACTTCGATTGGCTGGGCAACCGGGCGCTGGACGTATGGGCGGAGAATATCCGCCTGGTAAACGCACTGGCGGCGGAGTATGGGTTCACCCCAATCTTCATCTTCCATCCCGGCCTCTGGGAGGCGGGCAAGCCCCTGCACCCTTCGGAGCAGCATGTCCTTGAGGTGCAAAAGCGGTCGGTTGCCCTGACGATGATCATGACTGTACGGGCAAAGATGGCCGAGCTGCTGGAAATCCGGATGGCGGGCTCCGACGTACTAGCAAGTGTACACAACCTGGACGGCGCGTTCTCCTCCACGACGGAGCCGGTGTATATCGATTATACGCACATCTCCGGCAATGGAAACAGGATTGTTGCCGGCCCGCTACGCGGAATAATTGTCGAGACGGTCTGCAGGGAGCGGCCGGCAAGCCTTAGCGAGACCGCAAGGGCGGGCCTGAATGCCAAATGCCCCGTCGGGCCGCGTTGA